A genomic region of Cannabis sativa cultivar Pink pepper isolate KNU-18-1 chromosome 1, ASM2916894v1, whole genome shotgun sequence contains the following coding sequences:
- the LOC115701999 gene encoding stress-response A/B barrel domain-containing protein UP3-like — MSSSLNIEHVILFKLKDNAETSEVNAMVNKIKGLQGMDEVLYLSAAPLRSSSNSTSLAFTHVSHSRFRSTSELSAYGVHPLHLSIKKETNHLVEDILAVDWFTDAFGGDRVTVPPGSAVRVTFWKLKEGLGDETIRSEILEGMREIKENLGEEVSEFTYGANFSDRGKGYSMGILAVFRSESELEAGDDAKQYEKFNEYLDLEATLVIEFVVPSQ; from the coding sequence ATGTCTTCATCCCTAAACATCGAACACGTCATCCTCTTCAAGCTCAAAGACAATGCGGAGACGTCCGAAGTCAACGCCATGGTCAACAAAATCAAGGGCTTGCAGGGCATGGACGAAGTCCTCTATCTCTCCGCTGCACCACTCCGATCATCATCAAACTCCACCTCACTCGCCTTCACTCACGTGTCCCACAGCCGCTTCAGATCCACATCCGAACTCAGCGCGTATGGCGTACACCCGCTCCACCTGAGTATAAAAAAAGAAACCAACCATCTCGTCGAAGATATCCTCGCAGTCGATTGGTTCACCGACGCGTTCGGCGGTGACCGGGTGACTGTGCCTCCCGGCTCCGCCGTGCGCGTGACATTTTGGAAGCTGAAGGAAGGTTTAGGGGACGAAACGATCAGATCCGAGATTTTGGAGGGAATGAGAGAAATTAAGGAGAATTTAGGAGAAGAAGTGAGTGAGTTTACTTATGGCGCGAATTTCTCGGATAGAGGGAAGGGATATTCGATGGGGATTCTCGCGGTATTTCGGAGTGAAAGTGAATTGGAAGCAGGGGATGATGCAAAGCAGTACGAGAAGTTCAATGAGTATTTGGATTTGGAAGCTACACTCGTAATCGAATTTGTGGTCCCGTCTCAATAG